Proteins encoded together in one Prunus dulcis chromosome 3, ALMONDv2, whole genome shotgun sequence window:
- the LOC117623053 gene encoding zinc transporter 8-like yields the protein MNILRQHSFLAFLCLLLILPTLVFGECTCDKEEDEDRNKTEALKYKLAAIASILVASAIGVGIPTLGKNIPALHPDRNIFFLIKAFAAGVILATGFIHVLPDAFDNLTSPCLKENPWGKFPFTGFVAMVAAIGTLMVDASATSYYSRSHFKNNKAWNAECCGDEEKAGEHEGHVHVHTHATHGHAHGAVDTSPTTQLLRHRVISQVLELGIIVHSVIIGISLGASESPDTIRPLVAALTFHQFFEGMGLGGCISQAKFKARGVAIMALFFSLTTPVGIAIGIGISNVYEENSPTALIVEGVFNAASAGILIYMSLVDLLAADFMNPKMQSNGRLQAGANIALLLGAGCMSLLAKWA from the exons ATGAACATACTTAGACAACATAGTTTCTTGGCATTCTTATGCCTCCTCCTTATACTTCCAACTTTAGTTTTCGGAGAGTGCACATGtgacaaagaagaagatgaggaccGGAACAAAACCGAAGCCCTCAAGTACAAACTGGCCGCGATTGCATCGATACTAGTTGCCAGTGCAATTGGTGTTGGCATTCCGACTCTTGGGAAGAACATCCCTGCTTTGCACCCCGACAGGaacatcttcttcctcatcaaGGCCTTTGCAGCCGGTGTCATATTGGCTACCGGGTTCATACACGTGCTCCCAGATGCTTTTGATAACTTGACATCGCCTTGCCTTAAGGAGAATCCATGGGGGAAGTTCCCCTTCACTGGGTTTGTGGCCATGGTTGCTGCCATTGGGACTTTGATGGTGGATGCCTCTGCCACTTCTTACTACAGCAGGTCTCACTTCAAGAACAATAAGGCTTGGAATGCGGAGTGCTGTGGTGACGAGGAGAAGGCTGGAGAGCATGAGGGTCACGTGCATGTTCATACTCATGCAACTCATGGTCATGCTCATGGTGCAGTTGACACCTCACCTACAACACAACTTCTTAGGCACAGAGTGATTTCACAG GTTTTGGAGTTGGGGATTATTGTGCATTCTGTCATTATTGGAATTTCTTTAGGTGCTTCTGAAAGTCCTGACACCATAAGGCCTCTTGTAGCTGCCTTGACCTTCCATCAGTTTTTCGAAGGCATGGGACTTGGTGGATGCATATCTCAG GCGAAATTTAAGGCTCGAGGAGTTGCAATCATGGCACTGTTCTTCTCTCTTACAACTCCTGTTGGAATTGCAATTGGTATCGGAATTTCAAATGTTTATGAAGAAAACAGCCCAACTGCCCTCATCGTTGAAGGCGTTTTCAACGCAGCATCAGCCGGTATCTTAATCTATATGTCCCTTGTTGATCTGCTAGCAGCTGATTTTATGAACCCAAAAATGCAGAGCAATGGAAGACTTCAAGCTGGGGCTAATATAGCTCTTCTTCTTGGAGCTGGTTGTATGTCTCTGCTAGCCAAATGGGCTTAA